The Lemur catta isolate mLemCat1 chromosome 6, mLemCat1.pri, whole genome shotgun sequence sequence GGGCGCAGGGTGGGGCATTTAGAGCCATTGTTTACCAGGCCAGGTTCCGGGCCAGCTGTGACTCACTGCCTTGTTTAATGATTATATTGTCTGCGAAGTTTTGATCTCATGGTTGCTAGCTAGCATGGCCTCCTTATAAATTATTCCCCAGCCCCACGGGCTAGGTGTTCTGCTCTGCGGTCGGTCCTGGAGGTGACGGGAGAGGCAGtaagaggaaagagaataaaggaagCCTCTTTGTGCCTTTACCACAGcaggcacagggctgggcctGAGACATCCTCGGGCGAGTTCCCAGTGTCTGAAGCttctggagagcttgttaaaagcAGAGATTCCCAAATCGGCCACCCGCTCTGCTGCAGCCTGATCGAGCAGCTTGGGGACCTGGCACTTGATCAAAGCTCCTTAGGTGACCCTGGTGTCCAGGCCAGCTGGGAGCTGCTGCTTGGTCCAGGGTGTGGCTCTGGGGCCTGCTGGCTTGGGCTCTGATGCCCTCTCTGCCACTTCAGCTTCTCCATGCCTGTTTCCTCGTCCCTAACGTGAGCACGATGATGGTGCCCATGTGAGCGCTAAGTGAGCTGGCGTGGAGCAGCTCCCGCCCATTGCCAGGCTCATAGCGAGAATCGCGCAAACTGCCGCTCTTCCTGTTTCCCCAGGGGATGGCAGTCCTACTTCCTCCAGGTGGGGTGATGGGGCCAGGGAAATTCTGTGGGGCTTTCTGAGAGCGGGACCACACCTCTGCCCATCCACGCGCCTCTCCGTGTGACAGTCCCATGGTGTAGGCCACCCGGACGCCCCTGTAGGCCTGTCCCAGATCCCCACTCAGGGCAGGGATGTGGTCCAGCAGGCCACGCACTCTACCCAGGCTCCTCGCCCCACTTGCAGCCGCGCTAGTGCAGCCTTGCTGATCGCCTTGTCACCACTGCCTTAGCTCCTCTGCAGGGGCCTGTGGCTTAGACTTACTTGTCTTCAAGCGAAGGCTGATTCTAGTGATTTTCATGGGCACCCTGGATGCCCCTTGAGTTTTCTGGGGCCTCTGTAGGGAACTGGGAAAACCTGGCTAAGGAATCCATCAGCAGTAAGCAAGCTGGCAGGAGCCTTCGCTAAACGCACAGAGGTGGGCTTCCTCCAAGAGGCACCACTGTGTCTGGCTCTGCTGTCCCCACAGCAGGGACCCTGGGAGGTCGGGGCTGGCTGCGTCTATTTCAGAGGCCGAGGACTGTCTGGGCTGCTGCAGCTAGAAGCGGGTCAGGCTGCAGTTCAAACTCAGCTCCAGGACTCCGGAGTCCGTGCACTCTGGGtgctcccacctccccacctggTGTTCCTGTGGGTCATCGCTGTCCCCGGGGAGGCCCCAGCTCACCACAAGCCCTGGATCCAGGCCCAGAGTGTGGCGCAAGGAACCAGAGCAGGGGTGGACGGGATGATGAGAGGAGGCCctcacccacctccacccccccGGGTGGCCAGCTCCTCCAGCAGGTCCCAGCTCCGCCCACCCCTCCAAGGCTGCCCCTCAGCAGCGCTCAACCCCTCGCACCCATCCACCCTCTGCCTCTGGGCCCAGACGGAAGCCTGGTGCGCCTCTGGTCTCCGGCACGTTCCTGACATTCCCTTCCCCAAGAAGTCTTCTCTGCTGACTGTCTCCTGGCCTGTCGTGCCCTCCGTTGTTGGTCCTCCGTCCTCCTTGTGTCTTCTCACATGAGGACATTGCACTGTCATCTCCCACACAttctgcctgcccctcccttgGGAGCAGGACATGAGACCAGCCCCTCTGTCCCTGTTCTCACACGATTCCCGTGCTCTCCGCGACTCCTGACCGTCTCTCTCCCAAACAGGCCACCCTGCAGTTCTGCGTGGTGAAGCCCCTCATGGCAGTCAGCACGGTGGTCCTCCAGGCCTTTGGCAAATACCGGGACGGGGACTTTGAGTAAGCAGTGGGCCCTGCCTTGGGTGTGGGGAAGGAGTGTGGGCGCCGGGTGGTGTCCTGCCCAGGCTGGTGCCCTGGCTCAGGGCAGGAGTGGCCAGATGGGCCCCGCAGCTGTGACCTTCTGTGGGCTGTGGTGCTTGTGCCTCCCTGCGCCTCTGAGCCTGACCCTGGCAGTGGCCACCCTCGCCCTTGACCTGCTGTCGGCCCAGGAATGAGCCCTTGGTGGCAGTCATGTTCACGTGCAAGCTGCAGAGTGGTGCCACGAGGGGATAGGCCACGAAGGGGCAGCGACCCCTTCTGAGGTGGGGGGTGAGAAGGTCCGGGCCGGCCCCAAGCCCAGGGCATAAAGCCTCTGCTGTGTAAACTGTCCACACATACTTCACCTGGGGTCAGCAACAGTAACCGCATGTCTGCTTCACACACTTTCTGTGACCCGCACGGTAGCCCTGCCAGGGCAGGGGAGCAAACTGAGGTTGGGGGCATGACTTGATCACGTCACCTACTTTGGTGCTTGTCACTGGACTGTCAGGCTGTGGCCTCCAGCATGGCCCTGGCTTCCACACTGGTGTCCGCATCAGGATTGTGGGCCCTGGAGCTTAGGCACACCCATGAGTGAAGCAGAGGCCACAGGGCTGGCTGTCCTGGGGcacacccctcccaccccagcccacgTCTGTTGCTTTGATCGCCTGCCCCTCCTCCAGTGGCTCGCTGAGCTCTGCTCGAGGAGCGCAGCTAAGGACCGTGGGGGTCGCACACGGGAAGGCGGACAGAGGTGGGCCCCGTCCCTGCAAGGGTCTGTCCAGCCAGAGGATGTTCCATCCCACAGCGTCACCAGCGGCTACCTCTATGTGACCATCATCTACAACATCTCTGTCAGCCTGGCCCTCTACGCCCTCTTCCTCTTCTACTTCGCCACCCGGGAGCTGCTCAGCCCCTACAGCCCCGTCCTCAAGTTCTTCATGGTCAAGTCCGTCATCTTCCTCTCCTTCTGGCAGGGTGAGCCTCTCCCAGTGCCGCGAGGCCGCCTGTGCTCCTTGTCATCTGAGCGTCGGGCTCTCCCTCTGCTTGCTGTCCCTGGTGGCCGTGGGCTCGGGTGTGGGGCTGTCCTGGGTGAGCCTGGCCTGGAGCTCCAGGGGCCTCAGTCCACTGGACACTTGCTGGGGGCAAAGCCGGCACCCTTGAGAGCTTTTTACAGGGGGAGCTTTGAATGGGGGAAGCCAGGAGACCCCACATAATCAGTGATGTCTCAATTTTGGTAGctggccaggagctgggagagtgGGGTTTCCGGAGGCCAAGGCTTGTGTCGCCATCCCTGCCCTACACGGGCCACCGTGACCCCACTCCCATCCTCACTGGGGCACACGGGCATCTGGGCAGAGCTGTGTGGAGGAGGGGGCCTGGGAAGGGGTCCAGTCTGGGGCCAGATGCCTGTGCTCCCCGTCCAGGCATGCTTCTGGCCATCCTGGAGAAGTGTGGGGCCATCCCCAAGATCCACTCGGCCCGCGTGTCGGTGGGTGAGGGCACCGTGGCTGCCGGCTACCAGGACTTCATCATCTGTGTGGAGATGTTCTTCGCAGCCCTGGCCCTGCGGCACGCCTTCACCTACAAGGTCTATGCAGACAAGAGGCTGGACGCGCAAGGTACGAGCCCGGGCCCTGGGAGACGCCCCAGCAGGACTCTCCCACCTCTCAGCATCCTACAAGTGTGGTTGGGTCAGGTCATAGGATCCCCAGCTTACACGTGGGGAAGGGGCCGCAGAGGTCAAGTTGGTGGGGCAGGACCAGGAGGGGCTCGCACCCTTGCACCAGCACTACCAGTTGGTCCTGGGGCTGAGCCCACCTGTCTCCTGCAGCAGGTCGAGTGTGCACACCCAGAGGTGATATAGACAGTGGGACAGAGACTCTAATGAATAGACAAATTCCTGAGGGTGTCTGACACCCAGCACTGGGCATAGTTACCCACTTTGTCCTgtaatttcctcatctctaaagttcatttttttttaaacaaaaaaacctaattaCTTCTAAGAAACAGACTCAAATGGTAATAGCATTTAACAGCTTTCTTTTTACACCTGCTAATCTTCTTCCTTGCCAGAAGCGTGGTTAGCAGCCCCAGTTGTGTAGGAAAATGCCCTGGAGAGCTTTTGAAAGTGCCGTGTCCAGCCCCGCCCTCAGAGGTTCCTCAGTAAGGCAGCGGGGCTGGGCAGACGGGTGTGCCGACAGGGTGTGCCGGGAGAGCTCTGTGCTTTGAGAGCTCCCAGGGTGATTGCTGCGGCCAGGGAAGTAGTGGGCCAGGAGGGCAGCAGCTGCCAGgcagtgtgtgtggtggggggatgGTTCTAgcagggtgaggaagaggaggctgggaaTGTCTGAAACTGACTTACCAAGGGAGGCGGCAggagggactggggagagggCAGCCTCCTGGTCTAACACTTCCACCCTGGAGTCTGGCTGCTGCCAGCTGTCTTCCCGAGTGGCTGGCAGCAAGAACCCCACTTCCCCAGgccctcccaccaggccccatgTGAGTGGCGTGACGTGTAGCAGGCCCACTTcgttcctccctctccctcattccTTCCCTGGTTGGGAAGAGGCCCTGAGATGCCTGTGCTGGTTTTGTTCTCCCAGCACACTTGCTCGCTGGGTGCCCTGGGTCACTTTTTCAGTCATTGGTTTCACACCTACGCTGTGCCTGACCCTCTGCTGGCCAGGGCTTTCAAGCTGGTGTGCCCAGTCGGAAGCATCTAGCAAACACCCACCCAGTGTTGAGGGCAACCTCCCTTGGACCTGATCTGGCAGAGCCTGTGCCCATAGCAACGTCACCTGTGAGCGTGGAGCCTGGGGCCACCCCAAGGAGCAGGCAGGGCCATTCAGAGACCGTTTCTGCATGGTGGGCTCTGCAGAGGTTCTCTGCTGTTGGCCTGGGCTGTCTCCACGCTGCCCTCAGACACACCTACCCCGGCAAGAAACAGCGTGGCTGGAGTACAGCCCGCTGCTTGCCCGCGCCTGCCTCCCTGCTGTCCTTGGCCCTTTGGCCACCTTCTACCGAGGGGCCCAGCCCCTCTCAGCCCTCAGGTTAGGCTTGAGTGCAAAGCCAGCTCTGCTGTGATCTGCACAAGTAACtcctccctctgagcctcagtttccttgtctgtgaagcGTTGTGGGGTTTGTAAAGCACGTGGTGCACACGTAGCTCCAGCCACGCCTGAAGAAAAGGGGAATGGGGTGTCCTGCCGAGGCCCGCAGGTGGAATGCTGGCCGCCAGGCAGGATAGCCCCTGTTGGCGTGAGCACATGGGAGTCGTCATCCCTTGGCAGGCATGGCAGGAGTCATCCCTAGGGGGACGTCCCCCCAGGCCCCAGAGGGCACCTGGAGCTGCCTGGGTGCCcggtgggagaggggaagaaggaCGAGTGGTGTGGTGCTGGCGGGCCTTGGTGGTGGGCGCGCGTTGTTCACTCAGCTGTCTCTTGTCTTCTCTATTTCTCCgcttctctccccgccccccttgCCCTGCTTTTGCCTCGGGTCTGGCCGTGGGCAGTGCCAACGTACGGCCCTTACGGTAGGTCCCACCCTGGGTCTGCACGTCTGTCCTGCATGTCAGTTCTGGTCACTGTCACTGGCATGCCTGTCTCTGTATGTAGTTCCTTCTCTGTGTCATCTCCTTTGCACAGAGCACCTGCCTGCCAAGTAGAGCTTGCTGCTTCTGTCCTGCTCTCTCCTTCTGGAATATGCCCTGCTGAGTCCTGGGGGCACAGTGCCGTTCACGGGATCTCAGGGGATTTAGCAATGTTTCCCTGGCAGAGAACGTGGGGGGCGGAAAGAGCTCACAGTttgtcagaagacctgggttccagGGTTGGAACCTTCCATCTTGGTTTTGCGGCCTGGACCGTCCCCTCTGAGCCCGTGGGGACGATTCGTTAGTGGATGAGGAGGAAGCCTGCCAGGGCGGGGAGGGGAGCCCGTGCGTCCTGTCTGCTCCCTGTGGGtgcaggccaggctgggccctgggcctctCCCCGGCTGTGGGGGGCAGGAGCCTAGCACCTGTGGAGCCCAGGTCCTCCTGCCTGCCAGGCCCTTGTCCCCAACACGCCCGACTTCAGTCAGTGCCAAGCCTGTCTTGGTCTTTCTGGGGCATCCCGGATCCCTTCCTACCCGCCTGACCCGGCTGCCAGTGACCTTTTGACACCTGGCCACCCCTTCGGGGCTGCCCCCCACACCTGCTCCCTCGCCAGAGGAGTCATTCCTTTGTCTGCCCCTCCTCTCGTCCTAGACCCCATTCTCTGCCCCTGGAGGAGGGGGTTGAATGGCAGCCTAGGGGTGGGGCGCTGTCCCAGCACgaggggcaggggctgagccGCCCGCCTCTCGCcgcccctcctgccctgcaggcCGCTGCGCCCCCATGAAGAGCATCTCCAGCAGCCTCAAGGAGACCATGAACCCGCACGACATCGTGCAGGACGCCATCCACAACTTCTCGCCCGCCTACCAGCAGTACACGCAGCAGTCCACGCTGGAGCCCGCGCCCACCTGGCGCGGAAGCGCCCACGGCCTCTCACGCTCCCACAGCCTCAGTGGTGCCCGCGACAACGAGAAGACTCTCCTGCTCAGCTCTGACGACGAGTTCTAGGTGCGGGCTGCAGTGGGGGGAGTGCTGGCGCCTTGGCCCGAGGCAAGCtgttccccaccccagcctcacagCCAAGCCAGGAGGCGGCTGGCACAGCTTTGGCGTTGCCCTTTATTTATTGGACCAGAAACACTCACATATCACTTCCAGAGGAACGGCCAGATGCTGTCTGCCCAGGGGGACCGCCTAGGCTCACCCCCGAGCCTTCAGGAATATTCCTGCATGGCCGCCCCCGCACTGCCTGGGCAAGGGGCAAAGGACAGTGGAGCAGTTCCCACGGCCCTGCTGCTCGTGTTGTGGTGGGGCGTGCCGGGACCAGCTGTGCCCAGGCCAAACGCTGCGTGTGGACCAGTGGCTGCAGCCTTCTAGACACCTCTCCCCTGCGAGACTCTGGGCTGAGGTTGGcaggccccagcccaccccctaCACCGTGCAATACTCTGACCTGGGCTCTTCccgcctgctcccctcccctgtccaTCTTTGTCCCATGCTAGATTTGCCTCaccccaggcaggaggaggaaacGGGGATGCTCTGTGGACCCCCTTCCTGGCCCAGGCCGACCTGGCATGCTGCAAGGATCAGAGCCAGACCCCAAGAGCCATGGGTCCCACCTAGGGAGGGTGCTCAGGGGCCTCTGGGCCCTTCTGTTGAAGTAGGGGCCTCCGGTCCCTGGGTGTCCTTGCCGTGGCTacacctctgcccacctcctgcccctccaggccTGCCGAGGACACCCAGCGGTCCGCACTGCCCTCTCGCTTGGGTCCTTCCTCTTGACAGAGTTCTGGAGGGATCCTGGGCTGCTCAGGgccttcccaccttccttcccagGCCGAGCAGCCAGAACCTGTGCTGGTCCCTGGTCTCTCCCTGGGGCTTCTCCCTCCCGTTTCAGGGGAAAGGTCTGAGTCGCCACATTTCAGACCAGCGTCCAGAGGCAGACAGTccagtggggagggtgggagggatggCCATGCAGCTgggaggtggcagcagtggcCTCAGACCCCTCTCCCAGGGCCCTGTCCACATAGGGTCTCCTCTGGCCCCCCCGGCTCCTCTCTTCTGTGCCTTAGTCACATATGAAAGCTCCCTCCCTAGCCCCTGTCTGTCCCAGACACTCCCTGGGGGCTCCTTGTTAAGCTGCTGGCACTCAGAGGGTCCTGCAGTACTGGGCCAAGAGCCCTTGGACAGGCCTCAGGAGTGGCCAGGACCACCAAGTCCCCTTCGCTCACCCCTCCGTACCCATATACCTGGGGCCTCCCAGGGCTGGACCCCCAGGCAGGCCAGGCTTCCCTGGCTCCTGGCTTAGGAAGAGGCTGGGCACAAAATGCATGTTCCTGCAGACACAGCTTTCTGGCATTTAGCAGACAGTACTGGGTTGGGGCTGCAGTACTCTCCGGAAGTGGGTAGGGTGAGGGAGAGGGGCCCCTGCCTCTGGCATTCACCATGGAATCTTTCATTTGGTCCCTCCTGGAATGAACAGGGTCCCTGTCGGATCTGTGACGAGGGTCAGGTCCCAGCAGTCTTCCTGGTCTCCCTCCTGCCCTTGTGGCCAAGCCAGCCCTCGGGGGCCCAGAGGCCTCCATGTGGGGTACTGGAGGTCACTTCTGGATGCCTGTCGGGGAGGTGTCTGGCCAGGAGGCCCCAAGCTGcccgggagggcagggcaggcgcGGGCTGAGGAGCAGC is a genomic window containing:
- the TMEM184B gene encoding transmembrane protein 184B isoform X1, coding for MTVRGAALAPDPASPTTAAASPSVSAIPEGSPTAMEQPVFLMTTAAQAISGFFVWTALLITCHQIYMHLRCYSCPNEQRYIVRILFIVPIYAFDSWLSLLFFTNDQYYVYFGTVRDCYEALVIYNFLSLCYEYLGGESSIMSEIRGKPIESSCMYGTCCLWGKTYSIGFLRFCKQATLQFCVVKPLMAVSTVVLQAFGKYRDGDFDVTSGYLYVTIIYNISVSLALYALFLFYFATRELLSPYSPVLKFFMVKSVIFLSFWQGMLLAILEKCGAIPKIHSARVSVGEGTVAAGYQDFIICVEMFFAALALRHAFTYKVYADKRLDAQVPTYGPYGRCAPMKSISSSLKETMNPHDIVQDAIHNFSPAYQQYTQQSTLEPAPTWRGSAHGLSRSHSLSGARDNEKTLLLSSDDEF
- the TMEM184B gene encoding transmembrane protein 184B isoform X2, which produces MTVRGAALAPDPASPTTAAASPSVSAIPEGSPTAMEQPVFLMTTAAQAISGFFVWTALLITCHQIYMHLRCYSCPNEQRYIVRILFIVPIYAFDSWLSLLFFTNDQYYVYFGTVRDCYEALVIYNFLSLCYEYLGGESSIMSEIRGKPIESSCMYGTCCLWGKTYSIGFLRFCKQATLQFCVVKPLMAVSTVVLQAFGKYRDGDFDVTSGYLYVTIIYNISVSLALYALFLFYFATRELLSPYSPVLKFFMVKSVIFLSFWQGMLLAILEKCGAIPKIHSARVSVGEGTVAAGYQDFIICVEMFFAALALRHAFTYKVYADKRLDAQGRCAPMKSISSSLKETMNPHDIVQDAIHNFSPAYQQYTQQSTLEPAPTWRGSAHGLSRSHSLSGARDNEKTLLLSSDDEF